In a genomic window of Diabrotica undecimpunctata isolate CICGRU chromosome 2, icDiaUnde3, whole genome shotgun sequence:
- the LOC140434100 gene encoding uncharacterized protein isoform X1 — protein MDLAETMKNVLAKGMQQTSVNDLPTSANMGFPGTGYVTEKLYMLLQLYLQNKGWNPSVELLQCFTELKETSMLPSAAYLQMMASRVTLDSQGRLILRENGKIILPFEHFANAVMLKHMNGPHGLHLGVEATVRAVMDSYTIGRENFGMEKEFIVEVVQNCPNPACRYYKNQMELTQKTLQHLNAGYLGESQPGGNDLRSRLGAVDLASQSSMEVKPSPPIMERPKSVAPTQQQITAALIQQQNRVIAQQNIEKLNANLEKQRQQMQLQQQLDLAKGQQQKQQQQQQQQQQQQQQQQQVQQQQQQVQQQQQQHFELPLMEHKITDFLRANLENLDGLSSANKDLLALHNGAWTPTAPNTPSSSSSTSVDKNLSEGGQEKIVRAFSEVMKNMARMKTYVRPAMCKPYGKQSEALQKTLMDTIQLIQSLRSFLPPPHIQVSSWKNEDKHRYEES, from the exons ATGGACTTAGCTGAGACAATGAAGAACGTCCTCGCCAAGGGGATGCAACAGACGTCGGTTAATGACCTACCGACTTCTGCAAACATGGGCTTTCCTGGTACAGGTTATGTCACAGAAAAATTGTATATGTTACTACAACTGTATTTGCAAAACAAGGGCTGGAACCCTTCCGTCGAATTGCTGCAATGTTTTACAGAACTTAAAGAGACTTCCATGCTTCCCAGTGCTGCTTATTTACA AATGATGGCATCTAGAGTAACTCTAGACTCTCAGGGTCGATTAATTCTTAGAGAAAATGGTAAGATCATATTGCCCTTTGAACATTTTGCCAATGCTGTGATGCTGAAACATATGAATGGACCACATGGATTACATCTAGGGGTTGAAGCAACAGTGAGGGCT GTTATGGATTCATATACAATAGGCAGAGAAAATTTCGGTATGGAAAAGGAATTCATTGTAGAAGTGGTACAGAATTGTCCCAATCCAGCATGCAGATATTACAAAAATCAAATGGAACTCACACAAAAGACATTACAACACTTGAATGCTGGTTATTTGGGTGAATCTCAACCTGGGGGAAATGATTTACGAAGCA GATTGGGAGCAGTAGATTTAGCAAGTCAAAGTAGTATGGAGGTAAAGCCAAGCCCACCCATCATGGAGCGCCCAAAATCAGTAGCCCCTACTCAACAGCAAATCACAGCAGCTCTGATCCAGCAACAGAATCGTGTCATCGCACAACAAAACATTGAAAAACTGAATGCCAACTTAGAAAAGCAACGCCAACAGATGCAATTGCAACAACAGCTTGACCTGGCCAAGGGACAACAGCAGAAGCAgcagcagcaacaacaacaacagcagcaacaacaacaacaacaacagcaGGTTCAACAGCAACAACAACAGGTTCAACAGCAGCAGCAACAACATTTTGAATTGCCGTTAATGGAGCATAAGATTACAGACTTTTTAAGAGCCAATTTGGAAAATTTGGATG GACTATCTTCTGCCAATAAAGACTTACTGGCGCTCCACAATGGTGCTTGGACACCCACAGCTCCCAACACGCCCTCTTCATCATCATCCACTTCCGTGGATAAAAATTTATCAGAGGGAGGTCAAGAAAAGATTGTGAGAGCTTTCAGTGAGGTGATGAAGAACATGGCTAGAATGAAGACTTATGTTCGTCCAGCGATGTGTAAACCCTATGGCAAACAATCGGAGGCTTTGCAAAAAA CACTCATGGACACCATCCAGTTGATCCAGTCTTTGAGAAGTTTCCTTCCTCCACCACACATCCAAGTAAGTTcttggaaaaatgaagataaacaTCGTTATGAAGAATCTTAA
- the LOC140434100 gene encoding uncharacterized protein isoform X2, producing the protein MDLAETMKNVLAKGMQQTSVNDLPTSANMGFPGTGYVTEKLYMLLQLYLQNKGWNPSVELLQCFTELKETSMLPSAAYLQMMASRVTLDSQGRLILRENGKIILPFEHFANAVMLKHMNGPHGLHLGVEATVRAVMDSYTIGRENFGMEKEFIVEVVQNCPNPACRYYKNQMELTQKTLQHLNAGYLGESQPGGNDLRSRLGAVDLASQSSMEVKPSPPIMERPKSVAPTQQQITAALIQQQNRVIAQQNIEKLNANLEKQRQQMQLQQQLDLAKGQQQKQQQQQQQQQQQQQQQQQVQQQQQQVQQQQQQHFELPLMEHKITDFLRANLENLDGLSSANKDLLALHNGAWTPTAPNTPSSSSSTSVDKNLSEGGQEKIVRAFSEVMKNMARMKTYVRPAMCKPYGKQSEALQKSMMICTLRTLK; encoded by the exons ATGGACTTAGCTGAGACAATGAAGAACGTCCTCGCCAAGGGGATGCAACAGACGTCGGTTAATGACCTACCGACTTCTGCAAACATGGGCTTTCCTGGTACAGGTTATGTCACAGAAAAATTGTATATGTTACTACAACTGTATTTGCAAAACAAGGGCTGGAACCCTTCCGTCGAATTGCTGCAATGTTTTACAGAACTTAAAGAGACTTCCATGCTTCCCAGTGCTGCTTATTTACA AATGATGGCATCTAGAGTAACTCTAGACTCTCAGGGTCGATTAATTCTTAGAGAAAATGGTAAGATCATATTGCCCTTTGAACATTTTGCCAATGCTGTGATGCTGAAACATATGAATGGACCACATGGATTACATCTAGGGGTTGAAGCAACAGTGAGGGCT GTTATGGATTCATATACAATAGGCAGAGAAAATTTCGGTATGGAAAAGGAATTCATTGTAGAAGTGGTACAGAATTGTCCCAATCCAGCATGCAGATATTACAAAAATCAAATGGAACTCACACAAAAGACATTACAACACTTGAATGCTGGTTATTTGGGTGAATCTCAACCTGGGGGAAATGATTTACGAAGCA GATTGGGAGCAGTAGATTTAGCAAGTCAAAGTAGTATGGAGGTAAAGCCAAGCCCACCCATCATGGAGCGCCCAAAATCAGTAGCCCCTACTCAACAGCAAATCACAGCAGCTCTGATCCAGCAACAGAATCGTGTCATCGCACAACAAAACATTGAAAAACTGAATGCCAACTTAGAAAAGCAACGCCAACAGATGCAATTGCAACAACAGCTTGACCTGGCCAAGGGACAACAGCAGAAGCAgcagcagcaacaacaacaacagcagcaacaacaacaacaacaacagcaGGTTCAACAGCAACAACAACAGGTTCAACAGCAGCAGCAACAACATTTTGAATTGCCGTTAATGGAGCATAAGATTACAGACTTTTTAAGAGCCAATTTGGAAAATTTGGATG GACTATCTTCTGCCAATAAAGACTTACTGGCGCTCCACAATGGTGCTTGGACACCCACAGCTCCCAACACGCCCTCTTCATCATCATCCACTTCCGTGGATAAAAATTTATCAGAGGGAGGTCAAGAAAAGATTGTGAGAGCTTTCAGTGAGGTGATGAAGAACATGGCTAGAATGAAGACTTATGTTCGTCCAGCGATGTGTAAACCCTATGGCAAACAATCGGAGGCTTTGCAAAAAA GTATGATGATCTGTACATTAAGAACTCTGAAATAG